GTGGCCTGCTTCCACGAGCCGCTGACGCTGCGCTTCGCGCTGGGCACGCTGCTGATCCTGCTGTCGTGCGGGTATCTGGCGCTGGACCCGGTGAAGCGCGGCAAGCCCATGGTCATGCCGGACCCGTCGGCGGCGGATTGCGAAGAGGAGACGGGGTCGTGACGCGCCGCGCTACCCCCGCGCGTGCCGCCTCGTCAGCCCCACCATCAGCCCCAGCGCCACCAGCAGAATGACTATCGAGATGGGGAGGACGAGCACGCCGATACGCAGGCCCCAGGCGTCGCCCATACGCCCGATGACCCACGGGAAGAGGACACATCCACCCACGCCCGCCGCCGCCAGCAGCGAAAAGAGCGACGTGGAGCCGGTCGAAATGTGATCGGAAGCGACTGACAGGAGCGTCGGCCAGAAGCACGCCACGAACAGCCCGCCGAGGGCGAACAGGACATAGGCGGCGCTAACGGTGGGCACGAAGGTCAGGCCCAACGTCGCCGCGGCGCACAGCACCGCCGACACGATCATCAGGCGTACCGCCCCCAGCCGCGCCACCACACCCCCGCTGACGAACCGGCCGAGCGCCATGGCCGCCCCGTAGAAGGCCGTCATCCACGCGCCCCCCAGCGGCGAGGCGTTCAGCACCTTCTGGGCGAAGTTCGGCGCCCAGGAGGTCAGCCCGGCCTCGGCGCCGCCCCCCATCACCATCGCCACGATGAGCAGCCAGAACAGCGGCAGACGCAGGAAGCGGCGGACATCGGGGGTGGCCGTCACCGTGGGGCTCTCCGCAGTGGTCGCCCGGGGGTAGCGCCGGGTGTAGAACAGCCCCGCGCAGACCAGCGGCGGGACGACCCACAGCCAGAACGGCAGGCGCCAGGAGTGCCCGGTTTGCAGCAACTGCCCCGCCGTCAGCGCGCCGGTGACGAGGCCCACCGAGAAGATGCCGTTGATGATGTTGAGAGCCCGGGCCGAGCTGTGCGGGTGAAGCTGCGCCACCAGCGGGTTGACCAGCGCCTCGACGACGCCCTTGCCCAGGCCGGACAGCACCATCGCTGCCATCAGCGTGGCGTAGCCCCCGGCCAGGGCGCCCCAGGCCTGCGCCGCCCCGATGGCCGTCAGCCCCCAGAACAGGTAGCGCCGCTTGTAGCGGCCCTCGCCATAGCGGCCGACAATCAGCAGCGAGACGATGAGCGCGGCCATGCGCACCGAGACCAACAGCCCACGCGACTCGAGGTTGATGTGCAGTTCCTCGCCCAGCGTGTCGAGACACACCGGCAGCACCGCCAACACGGCGCCGAACATGATCATGCACAGCACCGAGGCGCCCACCAGGCGCGTGTAGGCGACGGGCGGGTCAGGTGAT
The bacterium DNA segment above includes these coding regions:
- a CDS encoding MFS transporter produces the protein MPGTPSPNTVSSPDPPVAYTRLVGASVLCMIMFGAVLAVLPVCLDTLGEELHINLESRGLLVSVRMAALIVSLLIVGRYGEGRYKRRYLFWGLTAIGAAQAWGALAGGYATLMAAMVLSGLGKGVVEALVNPLVAQLHPHSSARALNIINGIFSVGLVTGALTAGQLLQTGHSWRLPFWLWVVPPLVCAGLFYTRRYPRATTAESPTVTATPDVRRFLRLPLFWLLIVAMVMGGGAEAGLTSWAPNFAQKVLNASPLGGAWMTAFYGAAMALGRFVSGGVVARLGAVRLMIVSAVLCAAATLGLTFVPTVSAAYVLFALGGLFVACFWPTLLSVASDHISTGSTSLFSLLAAAGVGGCVLFPWVIGRMGDAWGLRIGVLVLPISIVILLVALGLMVGLTRRHARG